The sequence CTAACAGGTGGTATCTGATGGCACAATGATATCTTTGTTGATGTTACCCATGAAATTTATCGGGTTACTCGGCGTAAATGTTAAGTCATTTCATTAAAATCAATGTTTTCTGAAAGATATCAAGAAGCCATGTAATTAACCCTGAAACTCAGGAGTTGAATATGCAACGTCGCGATTTTATTAAGTTAAGTGCGGCATTGGGTGCTGCCACTACGTTACCTTTGTGGAGTTCTCGTGTTTTTGCAGCGGACTATCCTGCTCTACCAATCCCTCCTTTGTTAGAACCTGATGCCCAAGGTCAGATCGCATTAACCATTCAATCAGGGAAAACCCTTTTCCGAGGGACAACCGCTACTACAACATGGGGTTATAACGGTGCACTACTGGGACCTGCTTTACGTTTAAAAAAAGATAGTGATATTACTTTGTTAATTAAAAATCAATTAGCAGAAGCCACAACAGTTCATCTGCATGGTTTGGAGGTTCCTGGAAGTGCTGATGGCGGACCACAAGCAATCATTGAACCGGGCAAGAGCAGGAAAACACAATTCAAGGTTGATCAACAAGCAGCAACCTGTTGGTTCCACCCACATCCTCATCATATTAGTGGGTACCATGTTGCCATGGGATTAGGCGGGCTTATCCTTATTGAGGACAAGGAAAGTAGTGCTTTAACCCTACCTAAAAATTGGGGGGTAGATGATATTCCAGTCATTTTACAAGACAAAAGGCTTAATAGTGAAGGGCAGGTTGATTACAAAATGGATGTGATGACCGCCGCTATTGGCTGGTTTGGCGATCTGATGCTGACAAATGGCGCTGTGTACCCTCAGCATGTTTCACCCCGAGGTTGGTTACGCCTACGTTTTCTTAACGGTTGTAATGCGCGTTCCTTAAGATTGGCCACCAGTGATAAACGTGCCATGTATGTGATTGCCAGCGATGGAGGCTACCTTTCTGAGCCGGTAAAAGTGACAGAGCTACCCATTTTAATGG comes from Yersinia canariae and encodes:
- the cueO gene encoding multicopper oxidase CueO, whose protein sequence is MQRRDFIKLSAALGAATTLPLWSSRVFAADYPALPIPPLLEPDAQGQIALTIQSGKTLFRGTTATTTWGYNGALLGPALRLKKDSDITLLIKNQLAEATTVHLHGLEVPGSADGGPQAIIEPGKSRKTQFKVDQQAATCWFHPHPHHISGYHVAMGLGGLILIEDKESSALTLPKNWGVDDIPVILQDKRLNSEGQVDYKMDVMTAAIGWFGDLMLTNGAVYPQHVSPRGWLRLRFLNGCNARSLRLATSDKRAMYVIASDGGYLSEPVKVTELPILMGERFEVLVDTSDGKPFDINTLPVRQIGMTLAPFDEALPVLHIETTLRPGERKLPDNLVTLPAIPSTEGITQRSLLLSMDPQVDMQGMQALMDRYGEKAMAGMSMEDHGKMKMDPAMSMHGNMMQGMDHGDVPTDGKIDLFNANFINGLPFNMMKPMFDAKKGQYEKWTISGVGDMMLHPFHIHGTQFRILSENGQPPAAHRRGWKDTVHVEGAVSEVLVQFNHLAPPEKAFMAHCHLLEHEDTGMMMSFTVSA